A section of the Paenibacillus aurantius genome encodes:
- a CDS encoding DUF6530 family protein, with product MPFPGSGPLFSQALSDDDEMISERLRALSKILNDMGY from the coding sequence ATGCCTTTCCCTGGGAGTGGCCCGTTGTTCAGCCAGGCTTTGAGCGATGATGATGAAATGATTAGCGAACGCCTGCGAGCGTTATCCAAAATTTTAAACGATATGGGGTATTAA
- a CDS encoding LysR family transcriptional regulator, whose amino-acid sequence MTATVVYHSTAVSVSHILKQLEGKLGGQLFFRTLKGVRLTAEGEVLFRYVEQAFN is encoded by the coding sequence TTGACCGCAACGGTTGTATATCACTCAACAGCCGTAAGCGTAAGCCATATCCTCAAGCAGCTGGAGGGGAAGCTGGGAGGACAGCTCTTCTTCAGAACGTTAAAAGGAGTAAGGCTGACGGCGGAAGGCGAGGTGTTATTTCGTTATGTGGAACAAGCCTTTAACTGA
- a CDS encoding DUF6530 family protein, whose translation MKIPTTLKHKPVVVSENYEKIDGRTAGNTDAKGLSLGLAQWNDRGKVDISAKVWRYTGEKWSRQSEELPLHRVLDLSILICRSLEHFREAYRYEDLYDLQKPVIDRVGLQGDAMTVAICTDNERINEDIKLFSQALSDDDEMIGERLRTLSKILKEMGY comes from the coding sequence ATGAAAATACCTACAACATTAAAACATAAACCTGTTGTCGTCTCGGAAAATTATGAAAAGATTGATGGACGAACGGCCGGGAACACGGACGCGAAAGGTCTTTCCCTGGGATTGGCCCAGTGGAACGATAGAGGTAAGGTCGATATTTCGGCGAAGGTATGGAGATACACGGGGGAAAAATGGTCTAGACAATCGGAGGAATTGCCTCTCCATCGTGTTCTGGATTTGTCCATTCTAATTTGTCGGTCTCTGGAACATTTTCGCGAAGCCTATCGTTACGAAGATTTGTATGACCTGCAAAAACCCGTTATCGACCGGGTTGGTTTGCAAGGGGATGCCATGACCGTAGCCATTTGTACAGACAATGAAAGAATTAATGAAGACATTAAGCTGTTCAGCCAGGCGCTGAGCGACGATGATGAAATGATCGGCGAGCGTTTGCGCACATTATCCAAAATATTAAAGGAAATGGGATATTAA
- a CDS encoding ATP-binding protein yields MFDRYYRGTNTNSAMEGSGLGMAASSRWAVELKSHPSLSMAP; encoded by the coding sequence TTGTTTGACCGTTACTACCGGGGAACGAATACGAACAGCGCAATGGAAGGCAGTGGACTCGGCATGGCGGCGTCATCGCGATGGGCGGTCGAATTGAAGTCGCATCCGAGCTTGTCTATGGCACCGTAA
- a CDS encoding sensor histidine kinase → MGAAALLLVQAFAGDLVSRYHLDFSHGRNPFKAILKQEEAVHAEMIASALKDPDGFLGEPSRTEAWNSRLKAVNMGFVLLRNGEIAYVSPALGEAGVHDAFRFFQPSASFAGAFYLFDDFDFPYGDASRGTVYFLTDIGPLSVFLGKYSVLLLASLLGILFLGNGILTYAVFRIIVKPLQKLRAAANRIGQGKFDSAVRLGHDEIGGLFRTFDEMREQLKKAKETQLQYEENRKMLLSSISHDLKTPITSILGYVEGMSSGVADSPDKQERYMKTIQTKAKDMDALIDELFLFSKLDLGKVPFQFENVDLRAFLTDCGEEMDFMLGGGAISLELELPPAGPVTVSADREKLKRAVINLLDNAIKYMDKEKGRIAIRLKEEGEWALLEIEDNGQGIAAEELPHIFESFYRTDRSRNSQTGGSGLGLAIVREILEEHGAHLQASSQPGSGTSIHIRFRKAGRHA, encoded by the coding sequence TTGGGAGCTGCTGCTCTGCTGCTCGTCCAAGCGTTCGCGGGGGATCTCGTCTCCCGTTATCACCTCGATTTCAGTCATGGCCGCAATCCATTTAAGGCCATCTTGAAGCAGGAAGAAGCGGTTCACGCTGAGATGATAGCAAGTGCGCTGAAGGACCCCGACGGGTTTCTAGGGGAGCCTTCCCGGACCGAAGCCTGGAACAGCCGGCTGAAGGCCGTCAACATGGGCTTCGTCCTGCTCAGAAACGGAGAGATCGCCTACGTCTCGCCTGCGCTCGGGGAAGCCGGTGTCCATGACGCTTTCCGTTTCTTTCAGCCATCGGCCAGTTTCGCCGGCGCTTTCTACCTCTTCGACGATTTCGACTTTCCTTATGGAGATGCAAGCCGAGGGACCGTCTATTTCCTGACCGACATCGGGCCTTTGTCCGTCTTCCTCGGTAAATATTCCGTGCTCCTGCTGGCGTCCTTGCTCGGCATCCTGTTTCTCGGCAACGGCATCCTGACCTACGCCGTCTTCCGGATCATCGTTAAGCCCCTGCAGAAGCTGCGGGCTGCGGCAAACCGGATCGGGCAGGGCAAGTTCGATTCCGCGGTCCGTTTAGGGCACGACGAGATCGGAGGATTGTTCCGGACGTTCGACGAGATGAGGGAACAGCTGAAGAAAGCCAAGGAAACGCAGCTGCAGTACGAGGAGAACCGCAAGATGCTCCTTTCGAGCATCTCGCATGACCTGAAGACGCCCATCACCAGTATTCTAGGCTATGTGGAAGGCATGTCGAGTGGAGTTGCCGATTCGCCCGACAAGCAAGAACGATACATGAAGACCATTCAGACTAAAGCCAAAGATATGGACGCCCTGATCGACGAATTATTCCTGTTTTCCAAGCTGGACTTGGGCAAAGTACCCTTTCAATTCGAGAACGTGGACCTAAGGGCTTTCTTGACCGACTGTGGTGAGGAAATGGACTTCATGCTCGGAGGGGGGGCCATCTCCCTGGAGCTGGAGCTTCCGCCCGCCGGGCCTGTGACGGTCTCGGCAGATCGGGAAAAATTGAAGAGGGCTGTGATCAATTTGCTGGACAATGCCATCAAATATATGGATAAAGAAAAAGGGCGGATCGCCATACGGCTGAAGGAAGAAGGCGAATGGGCCCTGCTTGAAATCGAAGACAACGGGCAGGGCATAGCGGCGGAAGAGCTGCCTCATATTTTTGAAAGTTTTTACCGTACCGACCGCTCGAGGAACTCCCAGACGGGAGGCAGCGGACTGGGCTTGGCCATCGTCCGGGAAATCCTAGAGGAGCATGGCGCGCACCTGCAGGCGTCGAGCCAGCCGGGAAGCGGGACGAGCATCCATATCCGATTCCGAAAGGCGGGGCGTCATGCATAG
- a CDS encoding response regulator transcription factor: MHRILIIEDEPSIADLERDFLEMNGYEVDVEHRGDTGLNRALTRSYDLILLDEMLPQMGGFEICRKIRREKNTPIIFVTARKEDIDKVRGLGLGADDYMVKPFSPNEMVARVKAHISRYERLLNSAEPKDEALCIRGLRLEKLSRRVYVQDEEVPFTTKEFDLLSFLVSNPNRVYSKEELFERIWGADALGDLNTVTVHIRKLREKIESDRANPQYIETIWGAGYRFKP, translated from the coding sequence ATGCATAGGATACTCATCATTGAAGACGAACCAAGCATCGCGGATCTGGAGCGGGACTTCCTGGAGATGAATGGTTATGAGGTCGACGTCGAGCATAGGGGGGATACGGGTCTTAACCGTGCCCTAACCCGTTCCTATGACTTGATCCTACTCGACGAGATGCTCCCCCAAATGGGCGGATTCGAGATCTGCCGCAAAATTCGGAGGGAGAAGAACACCCCGATCATCTTCGTGACAGCCCGCAAAGAGGACATCGACAAAGTGCGTGGCCTTGGACTGGGCGCCGATGATTACATGGTCAAGCCCTTCAGCCCAAACGAAATGGTGGCCCGGGTCAAGGCGCATATCTCCCGTTACGAGCGGCTGTTGAACAGTGCGGAACCCAAGGACGAGGCATTATGCATCCGCGGTCTCCGGCTCGAGAAGCTGTCCAGGAGGGTGTACGTCCAGGACGAGGAGGTGCCCTTTACCACGAAGGAATTCGATTTACTCTCATTCCTGGTGTCCAATCCGAACCGCGTCTACAGCAAGGAAGAGCTTTTCGAGCGGATCTGGGGGGCGGACGCCCTGGGAGATTTGAACACGGTGACCGTGCACATTCGCAAGCTGCGTGAGAAGATCGAGTCCGACCGGGCCAATCCCCAGTACATTGAGACGATCTGGGGAGCAGGGTACCGGTTTAAGCCTTGA
- a CDS encoding DJ-1/PfpI family protein, with translation MKKWLRLTAYGLTLVLTPVLAGAAGIYLPARTAGPSSSPSAAMAVNAIPQVYDPLKPTVAVMLGGEQTEAIDFVAPYELFASSEAFNVYAVAPKKQLTTLTGGLNVMPHYSYKELDDVLGKKPDVVVIPFIPPGSAPDQKEVNDYIRNHSGPETILLSICNGAENLASTGLLNGKSATTHWGDIGRVEEKYPQVEWIRGQRYVENGNIVNSAGLSAGIDASLHVISRFAGSGTAKRLADAMRYPTYTFVDHPEAEQYRLQPSDALILLNYAFAWKKEKAGVLLYDGMDELSLITLFDTYAATGRVRLVPTAQSKELIATKHGLYLAPSAEFHSAPAFKRMLVTGVDARETSLQALAAWKERKPDSEISFLNADSPESFVFEPVLKDLAKHTDVMTAKYAARRLEYRGENLRLKGLWISSMLILKPVLIGILAMLLAMALFHRKRWPSGKYKPLRMQDTVN, from the coding sequence ATGAAAAAATGGTTGCGCTTGACCGCTTATGGCTTGACTCTGGTGCTGACACCCGTGCTTGCCGGGGCTGCCGGCATTTATCTGCCAGCCAGAACGGCCGGTCCCTCCTCTTCGCCGTCTGCGGCTATGGCCGTAAATGCCATTCCGCAAGTCTACGATCCGCTTAAGCCGACGGTGGCCGTGATGTTGGGCGGCGAGCAAACGGAAGCCATCGACTTCGTTGCTCCCTACGAGTTATTCGCCTCCTCCGAGGCTTTTAACGTCTACGCTGTCGCTCCAAAGAAGCAGCTCACTACTTTGACGGGAGGCCTCAACGTCATGCCTCACTATTCTTACAAGGAGTTGGATGATGTACTGGGCAAGAAGCCGGATGTTGTCGTCATTCCGTTCATCCCTCCAGGATCGGCGCCGGATCAGAAAGAAGTCAACGATTACATTCGGAATCATTCCGGGCCGGAGACTATCCTTTTGTCCATCTGCAACGGGGCTGAGAATCTTGCGAGCACCGGCTTGCTGAACGGCAAGAGCGCAACTACACACTGGGGGGATATCGGGAGAGTCGAGGAGAAATATCCTCAAGTCGAGTGGATCCGGGGACAGCGTTACGTGGAGAATGGCAACATCGTCAACTCGGCGGGACTGAGCGCTGGGATCGACGCTTCGCTCCATGTCATCTCCAGATTCGCGGGAAGCGGTACGGCCAAGCGGCTGGCGGATGCCATGCGCTATCCGACCTACACCTTCGTCGACCACCCCGAAGCGGAGCAGTATCGGCTGCAGCCGAGTGATGCCCTCATTCTCTTGAATTACGCCTTTGCCTGGAAAAAAGAAAAAGCCGGCGTTCTGCTTTACGATGGGATGGACGAATTGTCCTTGATCACGCTGTTCGACACCTACGCCGCCACCGGCAGGGTGCGGTTGGTCCCGACAGCACAGTCCAAGGAGCTCATCGCGACCAAGCATGGCCTCTATTTGGCCCCAAGCGCCGAATTCCACTCTGCGCCGGCCTTCAAACGGATGCTCGTGACCGGAGTGGATGCCAGGGAAACGTCGTTGCAAGCCCTTGCCGCCTGGAAGGAGCGCAAGCCGGATTCGGAGATCTCGTTCTTGAACGCGGACTCCCCCGAAAGCTTCGTCTTCGAGCCCGTCCTGAAGGATCTGGCCAAGCATACAGACGTCATGACAGCCAAGTATGCGGCAAGACGATTGGAGTACCGGGGCGAGAACTTGCGGTTAAAAGGGTTATGGATCTCATCGATGCTCATCCTGAAACCCGTGCTGATCGGAATTCTGGCGATGCTTCTCGCGATGGCTCTATTCCATCGGAAGCGATGGCCCTCTGGCAAGTACAAACCTCTAAGGATGCAAGACACGGTTAATTAA
- a CDS encoding transglycosylase domain-containing protein → MKKQIHSLFLFSLVMVLLSGCANPLSFENSMDVTKVSIPVNTVIVDAQGHEVDQLYNQENREYAKLSEMPEYLIRGFLITEDKRFYEHAGVDPQGIFRAIYKDAASQSLREGASTITQQVAKNAFLTQEKTVGRKLNEMAIAIELEKHYSKEQILEMYVNLIYFGEGAYGVKTAAKAYFGKDLQHLSISEAALLAGLPKAPSAYSPRHDIDKALQRRNTVLSLMRENGVITEQQEWDAQHVEVKLVSEQPDSNRYPAYVDYVLKEAGDLLHIEEKQLLSGGYRIYTGFDPAVQKAMDRAVASHPFPDDRKDRGVDVGIAALKPETGAIAALYGGRQYQPKGVNHATASFQPGSALKPIAAYVPAIETKGWKPNDLISDEPMTFVHGYAPQNYGDKYYGKVTLYEALARSLNVPAVYLLNDAGIQAGARYVEAAGIKLDPKDKGLSIALGGLTKGVSAVQLAQAYPAFANHGTVTGAHAIIEIKDRNGQTILKQEPMRQNIMKPETADTMSAMLQGVITEPFGTGRSADFGKPAAGKTGTTQAPGLGPEANKDAWFVGYTSELATAIHIGFDITDREHYLSNGGGREPAQLFSTVMKQVYGR, encoded by the coding sequence ATGAAAAAACAAATTCATTCCTTATTTCTATTTAGTCTCGTCATGGTTCTCCTTTCCGGATGCGCCAACCCTCTCTCATTTGAAAACAGCATGGACGTAACGAAAGTGAGCATCCCGGTAAACACGGTGATAGTGGATGCGCAGGGCCATGAAGTGGACCAGCTGTATAACCAAGAGAATCGGGAGTACGCGAAGCTTAGCGAAATGCCGGAGTATCTGATCAGAGGGTTCCTGATTACCGAAGATAAGCGGTTTTATGAGCATGCGGGGGTGGATCCTCAGGGGATTTTCCGGGCGATTTATAAGGACGCGGCCTCACAAAGCTTGCGTGAAGGAGCCAGCACCATCACACAGCAGGTCGCTAAAAATGCCTTTCTCACCCAGGAAAAAACCGTAGGAAGGAAGCTCAACGAGATGGCTATCGCCATTGAATTGGAGAAGCATTATAGTAAAGAGCAAATACTGGAGATGTACGTTAACCTTATTTATTTTGGTGAGGGGGCATACGGTGTAAAAACCGCTGCCAAAGCCTATTTCGGCAAAGACCTGCAGCATCTCTCCATTTCGGAAGCCGCTTTGCTAGCGGGTTTACCGAAAGCTCCTTCCGCTTATTCGCCGCGGCATGATATAGATAAAGCCCTACAGCGCCGCAATACTGTCTTAAGCCTGATGAGAGAGAATGGCGTCATCACCGAGCAGCAGGAATGGGATGCGCAGCATGTTGAAGTGAAGCTTGTTTCAGAGCAGCCTGATTCGAACCGATATCCGGCTTATGTGGATTATGTTTTGAAAGAAGCGGGTGACCTGCTGCACATAGAGGAAAAGCAACTCTTAAGCGGCGGTTACCGAATCTATACAGGATTTGACCCGGCGGTGCAAAAGGCGATGGATCGGGCGGTGGCCTCTCACCCGTTCCCGGATGACAGGAAGGATCGGGGCGTTGACGTTGGAATCGCAGCCCTGAAACCGGAAACCGGCGCCATCGCGGCATTGTATGGGGGAAGGCAGTATCAGCCGAAAGGGGTAAATCATGCAACGGCAAGCTTCCAGCCCGGATCCGCTCTGAAGCCTATAGCGGCATATGTTCCAGCAATCGAAACAAAAGGTTGGAAGCCGAACGATCTAATCAGCGATGAGCCGATGACATTTGTCCATGGCTATGCACCCCAAAATTATGGCGATAAGTATTATGGTAAAGTAACGTTGTATGAGGCGTTAGCGCGGTCTTTAAATGTTCCGGCGGTCTATCTGCTTAATGATGCCGGTATCCAGGCTGGGGCGCGTTACGTGGAAGCCGCCGGAATAAAGCTGGATCCCAAAGACAAAGGGTTATCCATCGCGCTGGGAGGGCTGACGAAAGGGGTAAGCGCTGTGCAGCTGGCCCAGGCTTACCCTGCGTTTGCCAATCACGGGACCGTAACGGGAGCTCACGCCATTATCGAGATTAAAGACCGGAACGGTCAAACAATTCTAAAACAAGAACCAATGCGTCAAAACATAATGAAACCAGAAACAGCGGATACCATGTCCGCCATGCTGCAAGGGGTGATAACCGAGCCGTTCGGGACAGGCCGCAGTGCGGATTTCGGCAAACCTGCAGCCGGGAAAACGGGAACCACGCAGGCGCCCGGCCTCGGTCCCGAAGCAAACAAAGATGCGTGGTTTGTGGGGTACACCAGCGAGCTGGCAACGGCCATTCACATAGGCTTTGATATCACGGATCGCGAGCATTATTTATCGAATGGCGGCGGCAGAGAACCTGCCCAATTGTTCAGTACGGTGATGAAACAGGTATACGGCCGATAA